CTTATTTGAATTGCATTCCCATGCAGGCTTTACCGTTCTCAGATGCTTTGAAGCTTATGTCTTACTTGAAGGACTGGACTTTGAATCCTGATAAGGTTGGAATATCTTGACTTGTCAAAGACATCAACCCATACTTGTATCATATATTAACAGATTTTTGATGTGTTGCATATTCTTTATCCATATATATCAACAGTCGTGCTTATGAAATTGGGATGTGATTTGTGACAATCTGTTTTCAAAATTTGTGTAGGTTGAACTCGTTTGCAAGATTTCTTTAGTTCTATTGCAGACACATTTTAATCAGTTGGTTAGTACACCAGCAGCAAGACCAATGTTAACTGCCTTGAAAGAGATTCTTTATCCCGAAGTTAAGGTATTTGGACTGTTCAGCACTTGTACTTGGAGCTTTCATTTGGTTAATTGTGCCTGTAGTAAATGTAGTATTCTAGTTGGTaaagtatatatacatatattatatatatatgtgtgtgtgtgtgcgcgcgcgcttTGGAGTTTAATTTTTAATTAGTCATGAAAGAAGTCTACCGAGGTTCCCTTTCTAGTCTTAAATTGTAAGGCTGTATCATACCCATTTGGGGCCGAGAGGCGAGGCACTAGAACTGTGTACATAtgcatggattttttttttttctccctatCTGAAAAATAATAAGCTTAGATTTTCTGTTGAGATAATGAGAATTCAATCTGTTTCAGGAACGGAAAGACATCATTGGTTTCAACCTTGCAGGGTTGGAACATCTTAAGGTGCGACTTGAATCTTTGAATCTCCTTGCGCATGCTTGTGGTTGTAATGGTATTTATGTTTTCTAATCGATTCCATATTATGTTTCAGCAACTAATGGCTTTGAGATCAGACGCATTATTTCAAGATgcaaaatcaaagttgcaggtAATTCGTGCACAGCATTCCAAGCGCCTAGATGCAAGGACAGGCACAGGCAGAGaagaaaatcaaagtaagaAGAGAAAGACAAAAAACAATAAATTGAATGATGGTCACGCTTGGGTATGATGTTGTAGCTAGGGAGTATATGACAAATGATGGACACACTTGCATACAAGTTGGCTGGAGAAATGAGAATTCCAGTGGTGACTTTAATATAGAGCAAGCCAACTATGGTGAGGGCCTCAAAGATGGATGCCTACCGTGGCTGTTAGTTTCCTGACTTTCCTCAATATTTGTCTGCAGCTTGGTTCAATATAGATATTTGGGTAATGCCTGCCTATCCCTGAGAAAGGGGGCCGATTTTGTAACTTTAAAGTGATCAATTAACCACTATACTTGGATATTGTCCTAGGAAATGTTGTAACAACATTGCTGGATGATGCCAACAGTGAGTTACCTTTGTGGTAGAGTTCTGCACTGTAGATTTGAGTTTGCATTCCTCAAAAATTGTCTCTGATCGATGGTGTTCTCAATTACAATTAGCAATTATGTTCTTCAATTATAAGATGGAGgcctttttctgtttcttttttttatatataatgtTTTACAAAACCTTATTGGTTACATATATGGAAATGATGGAGACTTGGTGctaattttaaaaatatcacAGCACTAGGATGGgtgcttttattttattttatatatttttggatTCAGACTAGGATGGGTGCTTTGATATTTCCAAGCAATTCTTAATGTTGGAAAGTCTTATTGGCCTTATGTATTAATGTATCTCAAAGCTCTATGGTGCTTTACTTGATAGTGTATACATATGAGACTCGAGAGATTTACCGGAATATAGGAGCTTATGATATGCTTATGTTTCCTATCGAAAGTTCTTGCCTTCAAAGGTCTGGCCAAACTGCCAGTTCTGAGGGGCTATATGCCAAGAAGTTGAGCGTCTTTTATCACTTGCTTCTACTCTGAAGGTCAGAGACTCCCCAACCAACTTGGCATCAGTAATCCACCTCTGACCCCACATTCGCTTCATCGTTGTCCATTTGAGCTTGTCATGGCCCTTCACTTGCACGCTTATGACATCTCCGGCACCTCCCACGTTCCACACCAACACTTCATTGAAGTAAGGATTCCCGGTTATCGTGAATCGGATGCCTCCTCTCTTTTGGCACTGAACCCTGCATACAAGTAATCACTTACAACTGTAAACATCTTCCCTAATTGTAATCCTATAGCATCTTACATGTATGGTAATATTAAAGCGAGATATATATGTACGTTTGAACTTGGAAGACTTTGAATCTCTTCACTGCAAAAACGGAAGAAAAGAAACTAAACTCATGCATGTAATTAATTACCTGCGGTATATGATTGGTACTATGCCAGCCTTGTACTCTGCAATGTTGAGGAACACCGGCTTGGCTATATCGAAGTGCTCACGTGGTGCATTGCACCATCCTCCATTGTCACTGGGAAGGTTATAATTCGGGGGGCAATGGTTGGTTGCTGTAACATGAAGAGTTGGCTGCCCGGGCTTGCACCATTGTGGGGAGTCCACACATTGGATATCGTAACATGCACCACACGACTGCCCATTGTTGAACAAGGTGTCGCTCAAAGCCACCGTGTCGAGGCCATAGCCTTCTTGAACGACGTCGTGGTAACCACAAGCACCACCTGCGCCCAAAGTAAGTTTTCAAAAGTTAATAGCGTTATAGTAATGATCTGATATGAGTCGATCACATGCATCATATCACTTGTCGGACTTTCTGATGTATGTTGGGACATTATTTTCCATTACCAAGGATTACTAAATCATACCAAATGATCCAGAGCCGCCTTCGTAGAATGTGGCATGAGCATGCTTCCAAGGGCCAGGTCTGAACTTTGGCTTATGGCGAGCGGTGACATGGTCAGGTAACACGAAAAGAATGAAAAGCAATGAACCCAGGAGGGCAGAACTCATTGACATGTTAACCTTTTCGAAGCTCGTATCTCTCTTCCTAAAGAGCTTGATATTATATTGGTTTGAAGATTGTGTAAGCGCGGTTGTGTTATATAGTAAaagatttttgttattttgttgtggTTGTTTCTATTTAGTTAAACTTGTTGTTGATTCGTGCCGCTACGGATGGGGGCATGGGGCAGTTTGGTTTTCTTCTCTGTATCCTCTCTTTTGAACGCAATTagatgcctctctctctctctctctctcacggaCTGATAGATAGAGTTGCATGCAGGCAATAGCGCGTGATTCatttatatagagatatatatatatatatatatatatatatatattttttttttgagaatgtatATAGAGATCTTTTGTTGTACGTAGCTTTGGATCTTAAACTCGTTCAGAACCCGGGAACTCtttaaaatttgacaaaactgtGCCAGTTTAGTGTTTTTTAGCAAAAGGTGTAAATTGCATTAAAATCATAGATGAGTAAAATGAATATAAGTACACTAACATCGTATAGGCCAGTAGTTTAGGGTTTGGAAATTGTCGTAAGGAAAAATGACTTGAGGAAAAGATTTGTGGCCTTAATCCTAGGGACACGCTTGTTATGcaatttttgagaaaaaaattatattgtttgttttttaaaataaaaaatctaatggctctaaatcatttcgcttttttcttttcttcattataCTCAcgcttagatttaaacaacaaattatttttcttcaatcaagaattttttttctcttcattctaCTCATTCTTAGATTACAATCGATTATTGTCCAACACCAAACATGTACGTTGAATCCTAGTTCTCTTGCTCAATGcgcaaataaaatgaaaagtgcAAAAACAAAGCAATTCACATGTAATTCGATTAGTAGAATTCAAACAATTAATAGATTTAATTTGCGCATACATTTGGGGGTATGTATATCAAATCTCTTACAtaaacacatgtatatgaatttgaagtttgttgggttcctgcagattatgaaaatataatgtgaaatacatataaatgtacatacatatatacatatacatggCCCTTCTAGTGAATGATCCATGTTTTGGGCTATTTTAAGGGATCGCTTATTTGACCAATTTTTCACTCACATATTCATATCTCAAcccttcagtttttaggtatttaTGAGTATATTAtctttgcaaatttttagccaaattgataatcattaagacattcataactgCTAGCTATTTAGAATTacgaacatgaacggttcaggttggatagATTGGTTCATCTATTGAactaatctagtttgataccataattatcatcaatttggctgaacaTTAGTCGAGATGCAGAAATGCAATCGAAAAATGGGTCCCACAAGGGATCACTTGAAATAGCCAAAACAAGGGATTCCTTAATAGAAGGATATAGATATATGTATGCACAAAACAAACGttagatttgaatttattttattttttatttttctctttttgttcagattGTATATAATAATTAATGGCTGCTACtaacaatgattttttttttgtcgccTAATTCAATTCATTAATACTATTTGGAAATTAAGAAAAACTATAGgaaagattattattattattattattttttttatgaaactCGACCAAG
Above is a genomic segment from Rosa chinensis cultivar Old Blush chromosome 3, RchiOBHm-V2, whole genome shotgun sequence containing:
- the LOC112192729 gene encoding expansin-A4 — its product is MSMSSALLGSLLFILFVLPDHVTARHKPKFRPGPWKHAHATFYEGGSGSFGGACGYHDVVQEGYGLDTVALSDTLFNNGQSCGACYDIQCVDSPQWCKPGQPTLHVTATNHCPPNYNLPSDNGGWCNAPREHFDIAKPVFLNIAEYKAGIVPIIYRRVQCQKRGGIRFTITGNPYFNEVLVWNVGGAGDVISVQVKGHDKLKWTTMKRMWGQRWITDAKLVGESLTFRVEASDKRRSTSWHIAPQNWQFGQTFEGKNFR